AACAAACTGTCAACTTGGATGTTTTAGAACAAGAAAGGGACATCGTGAAGTCAAAAATTAAAATCTGGATTGAAGATGATAATGACAATCTAATATTTGGTGGTGGAAAAACACAAATTTTAGAACTTATTGATGAAACTGGTTCAATTTCAGAAGCATCAAAAAGAGCGGGTATGAATTATAAAAAAGCATGGAGTCATATAAAAATACTTCAAAAGTATATTGATGATGAGCTTGTTATTGTACAAAAAGGTAGAAATAGTGGTGGTACAAAGTTAACACCAAAAGCAAAAGAGTTAGTTGAGAATTTCAAAAAATTAAAAGAAGATATCAAAGCTTTTAGTGATGAAAGATTTACCCAACTTTTTTTAAATGAAAAAATGATTAATTGTGTTAAGGAAGATTAGATGATTAAGTTAAATTCACTTCAGTTTTCAAATGTACTACCACTAGAATATGATATAGACCAAACTATAAATCCATTAAAAAATAACGAAATTATAGAAAAT
This genomic interval from Arcobacter arenosus contains the following:
- a CDS encoding winged helix-turn-helix domain-containing protein encodes the protein MKSKIKIWIEDDNDNLIFGGGKTQILELIDETGSISEASKRAGMNYKKAWSHIKILQKYIDDELVIVQKGRNSGGTKLTPKAKELVENFKKLKEDIKAFSDERFTQLFLNEKMINCVKED